In Parasteatoda tepidariorum isolate YZ-2023 chromosome 2, CAS_Ptep_4.0, whole genome shotgun sequence, one DNA window encodes the following:
- the LOC107454808 gene encoding titin-like — MHYLRQKISALKTSMSSAVVFSVLSLFWQSVHCTVFPPVSNPPPIPGQDFRTLDISGQQFYVQDDLQAGIPQTVIKEDRFFSPTFESKPDDQWFVSDNESVARDFPTSSEAFERLYANGMPAIGPVATPPPDDNYIAQSTGTSKILPDTVGNLDSGVFVLTKGPNNQFITERWIPVQVPASKTIDIVNPGENPTIVPGNLPSAVPVKGFPKSQGVPADNLNIGQQVWIRVPASAALQKGYANVPTVVDNMPEVKEVVDVIQPSIKQNIQPQLVKGFPTFPSAPPQSPAMVINKSPINAIPPPPSTIVTNKSPSFVVPPPPPPIMKSIDIGNAKGTVMVNPTVSTIVDKGGFVGGKGTVAQQVKHIWIPTSQKTGNFITVPAGGAINENQPIISKGLPPDAVPPMSVSETWVLKDDGVLPRFEQQKTLFPVQNVGKEKTIVADPPVFVDSPKGVPTIGKSVDTVMTQDIWPQKTDMIDGKTLVKSGLPQQVFPVQKSNGVVVEKAVQMPPQNVQNVLPMTKVVPMLPPQPNPFIPSSPMATLVKGKPPCPITPQTAIMQGKPLPYPAYLPNSVQRQPMARIIRMNRYPFGSYYVVNPRMRPNLYPLPRQATIIKQVNNRIVRIIPSSSLPLTMPRRVTLPIRQMALPVTAGKTMMPMSRILYPPVQAVGRIRYAFPWGGYLNALPAYGRTASPSRPAKQVGIESSSSSSSSESAESREVPVKRKPKKAEKPKEKIKIIKLESEEAPIESLETIESIEPESEIVVEPEPELETAESVASETESEAVEADTTEAAPEPEAETEAEATDSLDIAESQFIHNIAPRSYLDFNYENIKNLGQPYRFGYERRERPSTFLAQETPELNGSVLGRYTYKDENGIYRNIAYVSDADSYKRELLNSESKLSNQKKVAENLGKEHNTEVSSKPLENVSESPLPFNIAFNLQRD, encoded by the exons ATGCATTATTTAAGGCAGAAAATATCTGCGTTGAAGACAAGTATGTCTTCTGCAGTGGTGTTCTCGGTGTTATCGCTGTTTTGGCAAAGTGTTCATTGTACAGTTTTCCCACCAGTTAGTAATCCCCCACCGATTCCAGGTCAAGATTTTAGGACATTGGATATCTCGGGACAACAGTTTTATGTCCAAGATGATTTACAGGCTGGTATCCCACAAACTGTGATTAAAGAGGACAGGTTTTTTTCACCAACTTTTGAATCTAAGCCTGATGATCA GTGGTTTGTTTCGGATAACGAATCGGTTGCTAGAGACTTCCCAACATCATCAGAAGCCTTTGAAAGACTTTATGCTAATGGGATGCCTGCTATAGGACCTGTTGCCACTCCTCCTCCTGACGATAATTACATTGCACAGTCCACCGGAACTTCGAAGATACTTCCAGATACTGTGGGTAATTTAGATTCTGGTGTTTTCGTTCTAACCAAAGGACCAAACAACCAGTTTATAACAGAGCGATGGATACCAGTGCAAGTACCAGCTTCAAAAACAATTGATATTGTTAATCCTGGAGAAAACCCCACTATAGTACCTGGAAACTTACCGTCAGCAGTACCAGTAAAAGGCTTTCCTAAAAGTCAAGGAGTCCCCgctgataatttaaatataggtCAACAAGTATGGATTCGTGTACCGGCATCTGCAGCGTTACAGAAAGGATATGCGAATGTGCCTACAGTAGTCGATAACATGCCTGAAGTTAAAGAAGTTGTAGACGTTATTCAGCCAAGcattaaacaaaacattcaaCCTCAACTTGTTAAAGGCTTCCCAACTTTTCCCTCTGCTCCACCACAATCTCCTGcaatggttataaataaatcaccTATCAATGCGATTCCACCACCTCCATCTACAATTGTAACGAATAAATCCCCATCCTTTGTAGTTCCACCTCCTCCCCCTCCAATAATGAAAAGCATAGATATCGGAAATGCCAAAGGTACGGTTATGGTAAACCCAACAGTTTCAACTATTGTAGATAAAGGAGGCTTCGTGGGTGGGAAGGGTACAGTTGCTCAACAAGTAAAACATATTTGGATACCAACTTCACAAAAAACTGGAAATTTCATAACTGTTCCTGCTGGAGGTGCAATTAATGAAAACCAGCCAATCATATCAAAAGGTTTGCCTCCAGATGCAGTGCCACCAATGTCAGTTTCAGAAACGTGGGTCCTTAAAGATGATGGAGTTCTTCCGAGATTTGAACagcaaaaaacattatttcctgTACAGAATGTAGGTAAAGAAAAAACCATTGTTGCAGACCCACCAGTCTTTGTTGATTCACCAAAGGGTGTACCAACAATCGGTAAATCTGTTGATACGGTTATGACCCAAGATATTTGGCCACAGAAAACAGATATGATAGATGGTAAGACTTTAGTAAAGTCTGGATTACCACAGCAAGTTTTTCCCGTACAAAAATCCAATGGTGTCGTAGTCGAAAAAGCAGTTCAAATGCCTCCTCAAAATGTACAAAATGTTTTACCCATGACCAAAGTTGTACCTATGCTTCCACCCCAACCAAATCCTTTTATACCATCATCCCCAATGGCGACACTTGTAAAAGGTAAACCACCATGTCCAATTACACCTCAGACTGCAATAATGCAAGGAAAACCACTTCCATATCCAGCCTATTTACCCAACAGCGTTCAAAGACAGCCCATGGCACGAATTATTCGAATGAATCGTTATCCATTCGGATCATACTACGTTGTAAATCCAAGAATGAGACCAAACTTATACCCGCTTCCCAGGCAAGCAACAATAATTAAACAGGTGAATAATAGAATCGTCCGAATAATCCCTTCTTCTTCCCTACCTTTAACTATGCCGCGAAGAGTTACATTACCAATTCGTCAAATGGCTCTTCCAGTGACTGCAGGTAAAACAATGATGCCGATGTCAAGAATTTTATATCCACCTGTTCAAGCTGTTGGCAGAATAAGGTATGCTTTCCCGTGGGGTGGATATTTAAATGCCTTGCCAGCATACGGTAGGACTGCTTCACCTTCAAGGCCTGCAAAGCAAGTGGGAATAGAAAGTAGCTCTAGCTCTAGTTCATCAGAGAGTGCAGAAAGCAGAGAGGTTCCAGtcaaaagaaaaccaaaaaaggcagaaaaacccaaagaaaaaattaaaattatcaaattagaaAGCGAAGAAGCACCCATAGAAAGCTTAGAAACGATTGAATCCATTGAACCAGAAAGTGAAATAGTAGTAGAACCAGAGCCTGAACTTGAGACAGCCGAATCAGTTGCATCTGAAACTGAAAGTGAAGCAGTTGAAGCGGATACTACTGAGGCGGCACCTGAGCCTGAAGCAGAAACAGAAGCTGAAGCAACAGATAGCTTAGATATAGCTGAAAGTCAATTCATTCACAATATTGCACCTAGGTCGTACTTAGATTTTaactatgaaaatattaaaaatttgggcCAACCTTATAGATTTGGTTATGAAAGGCGAGAAAGACCTAGCACGTTTCTAGCTCAAGAAACACCTGAATTAAATGGGAGTGTCTTAGGTAGATATACATACAAAGATGAAAATGGAATTTATCGCAACATTGCGTACGTTTCAGATGCTGACAGCTACAAAAGAGAACTTTTGAACAGTGAATCAAAACTAAGCAATCAGAAAAAAGTTGCAGAAAACCTTGGTAAGGAGCACAATACAGAGGTCTCGTCAAAACCATTAGAAAATGTTTCGGAATCTCCATTACCTTTTAATATAGCTTTTAATCTTCAAAGAGACTAA
- the LOC107454809 gene encoding uncharacterized protein, which translates to MSRFRTSIVFTVVQIIVITTSQEVNRIIRHKNNTSLDSVVDFQTAETQHSDLWLISRNAPVPAVLNRFMAQGNIPSDVRVSTLPNGAYGSRLSNRILSRPILEQFTGSRNRNDELKIFNPNNLQSPLASRHQNTVSNVEDVVVELPVDLAAGFWEQPHPELMDALGVRGRQAGPLNEQVVSFEAPSQIHALHSDDLNPIREVSTRLPFEIIPLNDNDSYIETFYDFPFETFAAAEENINDKPYNFSLTETPTIGQRIVWAPVQGSTSVNSFGRNNNGPPFYEIAFDEYPSSNLQSSNREMTLTPEDIEILEKLGILSALNFEPFPESNASLFHSSSENSTNELESSSHLIDNIGENQTLVSANQVSQNDSDVILFQVPNFTTSAYHGNIPDISENGRIRPIPYTITELVTVPTNDNIPSDSLTKNNSEILSSSQVHEIMQILGLNSITYANSSTESLNAPNSDLGVVNSTVSTPAVQKANIESESIHSSNVEVNVAGNDTKEESVLDNLEISSTNPVLSKTNQSPVVLTNRNEGLVSSGRIQPRFLEILPSDRLRNENEIIEFFSGNITPLSSRKLELLRKLRIEPKPYVFGYTQHDGNGTYQHRNETSNSQGVVQGSYGYRDPLGVYRNVNYIADEKGFHAVVKTNEPGTISHSVADAIVMSERPPQTVLEKMMAYAKKPETSGV; encoded by the coding sequence ATGTCACGATTTAGAACTTCTATTGTATTCACTGTTGTCCAGATCATCGTAATAACTACCTCACAAGAAGTCAACAGGATAATCcggcataaaaataatacatctCTTGATAGTGTTGTGGATTTTCAAACAGCTGAGACGCAGCATTCTGATTTATGGCTAATATCGAGAAATGCACCGGTTCCTGCTGTTCTAAACAGATTTATGGCGCAAGGGAACATACCTAGTGATGTCCGTGTGTCCACATTACCAAACGGAGCTTATGGATCTCGACTTAGTAACAGGATACTCTCTCGTCCTATTTTGGAACAGTTCACGGGTAGCAGAAATCGAAATgatgaacttaaaatatttaatccaaaTAATCTTCAATCACCCCTTGCAAGCAGACACCAAAATACTGTGAGTAATGTAGAAGATGTTGTAGTCGAGTTACCAGTTGACTTAGCTGCTGGATTTTGGGAGCAACCACATCCAGAATTAATGGATGCTTTGGGTGTCAGAGGGAGACAAGCCGGACCCTTAAATGAACAAGTCGTGAGTTTTGAAGCGCCATCTCAGATCCATGCCCTACATTCTGATGATTTGAATCCTATTAGAGAAGTGTCAACTAGACTTCCATTTGAAATAATACCTTTAAATGATAATGATTCctatattgaaacattttacgaCTTTCCATTTGAAACATTTGCTGCTgctgaagaaaatataaacgaCAAGCCTTATAATTTCTCATTAACTGAGACTCCAACCATAGGCCAAAGGATTGTGTGGGCACCTGTTCAAGGATCAACTTCTGTTAATTCTTTTGGGAGAAATAATAATGGTCCACCATTTTACGAAATAGCATTTGATGAATATCCGTCAAGCAATTTACAATCAAGTAACAGAGAAATGACATTAACTCCGGAAGATATAGAAATCCTTGAAAAGTTGGgcatattgtctgcactaaacTTTGAGCCTTTTCCAGAAAGTAACGCATCCTTGTTTCATTCATCTTCTGAAAATTCTACGAATGAACTTGAAAGCAGTTCTCATCTCATAGACAATATAGGGGAAAATCAAACTCTTGTAAGTGCAAACCAAGTAAGTCAAAACGATAGTGATGTTATCTTATTTCAAGTTCCAAATTTTACAACTTCCGCCTATCATGGAAACATACCTGATATTTCAGAAAACGGTAGGATTCGTCCCATACCGTACACTATCACTGAATTAGTTACGGTTCCAACTAATGACAATATTCCTTCTGACTCTTTGACGAAAAACAACAGTGAAATTCTCTCTTCATCTCAGGTGCACGAAATAATGCAAATTCTTGGTTTAAACTCAATCACATATGCCAATTCTTCCACAGAGTCATTAAACGCTCCAAATTCTGATTTGGGTGTTGTAAATTCAACTGTTTCAACACCAGCAGTACAGAAAGCAAATATTGAATCTGAAAGTATTCACTCTTCAAATGTGGAGGTAAATGTTGCCGGAAACGATACAAAAGAAGAAAGCGTTCTGGATAATCTTGAAATAAGTTCTACAAACCCAGTATTATCAAAAACGAATCAAAGCCCAGTCGTTCTCACTAACAGAAACGAAGGATTAGTCAGTTCTGGCCGGATACAACCAAGATTTCTTGAAATACTTCCAAGCGATCGTTTGAGAAACGAAAACGAAATTATCGAATTCTTCTCTGGTAATATAACACCACTATCTTCTCGAAAATTGGAACTTCTGCGCAAATTGCGCATTGAACCAAAACCATATGTTTTTGGTTATACCCAGCATGATGGAAATGGCACTTACCAGCATAGAAACGAAACCTCGAATTCTCAAGGGGTGGTTCAAGGTTCGTACGGATATCGTGATCCACTTGGGGTATACAGAAATGTTAACTACATTGCTGATGAGAAAGGATTTCATGCTGTGGTGAAAACCAATGAGCCAGGTACTATTTCACATAGTGTGGCTGATGCTATTGTAATGTCTGAAAGACCCCCACAAACAGTTCTAGAAAAAATGATGGCGTACGCCAAAAAGCCCGAAACAAGTGGTGtataa